From Triticum aestivum cultivar Chinese Spring chromosome 4A, IWGSC CS RefSeq v2.1, whole genome shotgun sequence, a single genomic window includes:
- the LOC123085207 gene encoding protein FAR1-RELATED SEQUENCE 5 isoform X2 yields the protein MMGGKHPVTILTDQARAIGNAVRKVFTHAEHRWCKWHVLKRAHELLGAVYSKHKTFADDFHKLVNHMLTVEEFEYAWNFVTVKYCLQEHPFMTRAYECRHKWAKPYFSKVFCARMCSTQRSECANFMLKIHTVCNSSINAFITQYTKLIDDRESCDADAERKNKQKIIKVHFGYPMEKHASVIYTAKVYNLFKKELIKSTSYLVLPSMEEHTFVVKHVQAESRESWSKVIYKIKVDESIGYYTCECGLYEHFGVLCSHVLAIFVHRGVCKIPDCHIMKRWTKQARSSSFNNKLEKYISDTNEESRSFRHKLLYFAAIDIVNEAENDQEAFAIAKSNFTRCKKELHEHRLSKTTTC from the exons ATGATGGGTGGAAAACACCCAGTTACTATTCTTACAG ATCAGGCTAGAGCAATTGGAAATGCAGTCCGGAAAGTTTTCACTCATGCAGAACATAGATGGTGCAAATGGCATGTTCTTAAGCGGGCTCATGAACTTCTTGGTGCTGTCTATAGCAAGCACAAAACATTTGCCGATGATTTCCATAAGCTAGTGAACCACATGCTAACTGTAGAAGAGTTTGAATATGCCTGGAATTTCGTTACGGTAAAATATTGTTTGCAGGAACATCCTTTTATGACTAGAGCCTACGAGTGTAGGCACAAATGggctaaaccatattttagcaaaGTTTTCTGTGCTAGAATGTGTAGCACTCAACGTAGTGAGTGTGCAAACTTTATGCTGAAGATACATacggtatgcaattcttcaataaaTGCATTCATTACCCAGTACACTAAGCTTATAGACGATCGTGAGAGTTGTGACGCAGATGCCGAAAGGAAAAACAAACAG AAAATAATTAAGGTCCATTTTGGATATCCAATGGAGAAGCATGCTTCAGTTATCTATACTGCAAAGGTTTATAATCTATTCAAGAAGGAGCTCATTAAGTCAACATCATACCTTGTGCTTCCTAGCATGGAGGAACATACTTTTGTTGTGAAGCACGTCCAGGCCGAGTCTAGGGAATCGTGGTCGAAAGTAATATACAAAATCAAAGTAGACGAGTCTATTGGATATTACACTTGTGAATGTGGACTTTACGAACATTTTGGTGTTCTTTGTAGCCACGTCCTAGCG ATTTTTGTGCACCGAGGTGTCTGCAAAATTCCAGATTGTCATATAATGAAGCGGTGGACAAAGCAAGCAAGGTCATCTAGTTTCAACAATAAGTTGGAGAAGTATATCAGCGACACGAACGAGGAATCGAGATCATTTAGGCACAAGCTATTATATTTTGCTGCAATAGATATAGTTAATGAAGCTGAAAATGATCAAGAAGCTTTTGCAATTGCAAAGTCTAATTTTACTCGCTGCAAGAAGGAATTACATGAGCACAGACTTTCAAAGACAACTACATGCTAG
- the LOC123085207 gene encoding uncharacterized protein isoform X3, with product MDSERDSIPGSFMALLNMVEQPMSNLNQQNNLKSLPEDSSCFSDRPYCSEDNDVLSRPNLRVDTYDYADDSNEVQSRLECIKDTVEITDMISGPENLDQDYLFSAYNVHTEESDSNERYLEGGQVGAVEHEIRSFCEDTSVQMLRPVVGMKFSSKAEAYDFYNTYSWVLRFSIRYGDNFINSKGVQTMQELICQRSGINKTTKYATTRCGCKATLR from the exons ATGGATAGTGAGAGGGACAGCATCCCGGGCAGTTTTATGGCACTACTAAACATGGTTGAGCAGCCAATGTCAAATTTGAATCAACA GAACAATCTGAAGTCATTACCCGAAGATAGTTCTTGCTTTTCTGATAGACCTTATTGCTCAGAAGACAATGATGTACTTTCGAGACCAAATTTAAG GGTGGACACTTACGATTATGCTGATGACTCAAATGAAGTTCAGTCCCGTCTTGAATGTATCAAAGACACCGTTGAAATTACAGATATGATATCTGGGCCTGAAAATCTAGATCAGGACTACTTATTTTCTGCATACAATGTTCACACTGAGGAGTCTGATTCTAATGAACGATACCTTGA AGGAGGACAAGTTGGAGCTGTTGAACACGAAATTAGAAGTTTTTGTGAAGACACTTCTGTTCAAATGTTAAGGCCGGTTGTTGGTATGAAGTTTTCATCAAAGGCAGAAGCATATGACTTCTACAATACTTATTCTTGGGTGCTTCGTTTCAGTATTAGATATGGTGATAATTTTATTAATTCCAAAGGCGTACAAACTATGCAGGAATTAATTTGCCAACGATCC GGAATCAACAAGACTACTAAATATGCCACTACTAGATGTGGTTGCAAGGCAACACTCAGG TGA
- the LOC123085207 gene encoding protein FAR1-RELATED SEQUENCE 5 isoform X1, which translates to MDSERDSIPGSFMALLNMVEQPMSNLNQQNNLKSLPEDSSCFSDRPYCSEDNDVLSRPNLRVDTYDYADDSNEVQSRLECIKDTVEITDMISGPENLDQDYLFSAYNVHTEESDSNERYLEGGQVGAVEHEIRSFCEDTSVQMLRPVVGMKFSSKAEAYDFYNTYSWVLRFSIRYGDNFINSKGVQTMQELICQRSGINKTTKYATTRCGCKATLRVNLNDNSEWYVKVFREEHNHSLVESCSEKKHLHSHQHIDKPIRDLIKNLWENNVSLTRANSIVAGFYGSTKKVPFCKRKLRTVCSQIASETLQDDIAKTLENFRDMIAMDDRFAFCAQVDDDNRLKSLMWTTGRSRSLYNHFGDAITFDTTYGTNIYKIPFGMFVGVSNHFESVIFARVFLTNEKEENFC; encoded by the exons ATGGATAGTGAGAGGGACAGCATCCCGGGCAGTTTTATGGCACTACTAAACATGGTTGAGCAGCCAATGTCAAATTTGAATCAACA GAACAATCTGAAGTCATTACCCGAAGATAGTTCTTGCTTTTCTGATAGACCTTATTGCTCAGAAGACAATGATGTACTTTCGAGACCAAATTTAAG GGTGGACACTTACGATTATGCTGATGACTCAAATGAAGTTCAGTCCCGTCTTGAATGTATCAAAGACACCGTTGAAATTACAGATATGATATCTGGGCCTGAAAATCTAGATCAGGACTACTTATTTTCTGCATACAATGTTCACACTGAGGAGTCTGATTCTAATGAACGATACCTTGA AGGAGGACAAGTTGGAGCTGTTGAACACGAAATTAGAAGTTTTTGTGAAGACACTTCTGTTCAAATGTTAAGGCCGGTTGTTGGTATGAAGTTTTCATCAAAGGCAGAAGCATATGACTTCTACAATACTTATTCTTGGGTGCTTCGTTTCAGTATTAGATATGGTGATAATTTTATTAATTCCAAAGGCGTACAAACTATGCAGGAATTAATTTGCCAACGATCC GGAATCAACAAGACTACTAAATATGCCACTACTAGATGTGGTTGCAAGGCAACACTCAGGGTAAATCTTAATGATAATTCAGAATGGTATGTCAAAGTTTTTAGGGAGGAACACAATCATTCCCTTGTGGAATCTTGCAGTGAGAAAAAGCACCTGCATTCACATCAACATATTGACAAGCCAATCAGAGATTTAATAAAGAATCTTTGGGAGAATAATGTATCACTCACAAGGGCTAATTCTATAGTAGCAGGTTTCTATGGATCAACAAAGAAAGTACCATTCTGTAAGCGCAAGTTGCGTACTGTTTGTTCTCAGATTGCAAGTGAAACCCTTCAGGACGACATTGCTAAGACACTGGAGAATTTCCGTGATATGATAGCAATGGACGATAGATTTGCTTTCTGTGCACAGGTGGATGATGACAACAGGCTAAAGTCACTAATGTGGACTACTGGGAGGAGTAGATCATTATATAATCACTTTGGAGATGCAATAACTTTTGACACTACTTATGGAACAAACATCTACAAAATTCCATTTGGTATGTTTGTAGGAGTTAGTAACCACTTTGAGAGTGTAATATTCGCTAGAGTGTTCTTGACTAATGAGAAGGAAGAGAATTTTTGTTGA